The proteins below come from a single Saimiri boliviensis isolate mSaiBol1 chromosome 16, mSaiBol1.pri, whole genome shotgun sequence genomic window:
- the CDC16 gene encoding cell division cycle protein 16 homolog isoform X2 — protein sequence MEEPINKRLFEKYLKDESGLKDPSSDWEMSQSSIKSSICLLRGKIYDALDNRTLATYSYKEALKLDVYCFEAFDLLTSHHMLTAQEEKELLESLPLNKLCNEEQELLRFLFENKLKKYNKPSETVIPESVDGLQENLDVVVSLAERHYYNCDFKMCYKLTSVVMEKDPFHASCLPVHIGTLVELNKANELFYLSHKLVDLYPSNPVSWFAVGCYYLMVGHKNEHARRYLSKATTLEKTYGPAWIAYGHSFAVESEHDQAMAAYFTAAQLMKGCHLPMLYIGLEYGLTNNSKLAERFFSQALSIAPEDPFVMHEVGVVAFQNGEWKTAEKWFLDALEKIKAIGNEVTVDKWEPLLNNLGHVCRKLKKYAEALDYHRQALVLIPQNASTYSAIGYIHSLMGNFENAVDYFHTALGLRRDDTFSVTMLGHCIEMYIGDSEAYIGADIKDKLKCYDFDVHTMKTLKNIISPPWDFREFEVEKQTAEETGLTPLETSRKTPDSRPSLEETFEIEMNESDMMLETSMSDHST from the exons ATGGAAGAGCCAATCAACaaaagattatttgaaaaatacttgaaGGATGAAAGTGGCCTCAAAGATCCCTCCAGTGACTGGGAGATGTCACAGTCTTCA ATAAAGAGTTCTATTTGTCTCCTCCGTGGGAAAATCTATGATGCTCTAGATAATCGAACCCTGGCTACCTACAGCTACAAAGAAGCTTTGAAGCTCGATGTCTACTGTTTTGAAGCATTTGATCTTTTAACTTCACACCACATGTTGACAGCACAAGAAG aaaaagaacttcTTGAATCGCTACCTCTTAACAAGCTCTGTAATGAAGAACAGGAATTGCTGCGTTTTCTATTtgagaacaaattaaaaaaa TATAATAAGCCTAGTGAAACGGTCATCCCTGAGTCTGTAGATGGCTTGCAAGAGAATCTGGATGTGGTAGTGTCTTTAGCTGAGAGACATTATTAtaactgtgattttaaaatgtgctacAAGCTTACTTCTGT AGTGATGGAGAAAGATCCTTTCCATGCAAGTTGTTTACCTGTACATATAGGGACACTTGTAGAGCTGAATAAAGCCAATg AACTTTTCTATCTTTCTCATAAACTGGTGGATTTATATCCTAGTAATCCT GTGTCTTGGTTTGCAGTGGGATGTTACTATCTCATGGTTGGTCATAAAAATGAACATGCCAGAAGATATCTCAg CAAAGCCACAACACTCGAGAAAACCTACGGACCTGCATGGATAGCCTATGGACATTCATTTGCAGTGGAGAGTGAGCATGACCAAGCGATGGCTGCTTACTTCACAGCAGCACAGCTGATGAAAGG gTGTCATTTGCCTATGTTGTATATTGGATTGGAATATGGTTTGACCAATAACTCAAAACTCGCTGAAAGGTTCTTCAGTCAAGCTCTGAGCATCGCACCAGAAGACCCTTTTGTTATGCATGAGGTCGGAGTAGTTGCATTTCAGAATGGAGA GTGGAAAACAGCTGAAAAATGGTTTCTTGATGCTttggaaaaaattaaagcaattggGAACGAG GTAACAGTTGACAAATGGGAACCTTTGTTGAACAACTTGGGGCATGTCTGCAGAAAACTTAA AAAGTACGCCGAGGCCTTGGACTACCACCGCCAGGCACTGGTGTTGATTCCTCAGAATGCATCCACCTACTCTGCTATCGGCTATATCCACAGTCTGATGGGCAACTTTGAAAATGCTGTGGACTACTTCCACACA GCCCTTGGTCTTAGGCGAGATGATACGTTTTCTGTTACAATGCTTGGTCATTGCATCGAAATGTACATTGGTGATTCTGAAGCTTATATCG GAGCAGACattaaagacaaattaaaatgttatgaCTTTGATGTGCATACAATGAAGACactaaaaaacattatttcaccTCCCTGGGATTTCAGGGAATTTGAAGTAGAAAAACAGACTGCAGAAGAAACGGGGCTTACGCCATTGGAAACCTCAAGGAAAACTCCTGATTCCAGACCTTCCTTGGAAGAAACCTTTGAAATTGAAATGAATGAAAGTGACATGATGTTAGAGACATCTATGTCAGACCATAGCACGTGA